The following are encoded in a window of Amaranthus tricolor cultivar Red isolate AtriRed21 chromosome 2, ASM2621246v1, whole genome shotgun sequence genomic DNA:
- the LOC130805134 gene encoding coatomer subunit alpha-1-like — protein sequence MLTKFETKSNRVKGLSFHSKRPWILASLHSGVIQLWDYRMGTLIDRFDEHDGPVRGVHFHKSQPLFVSGGDDYKIKVWNYKLHRCLFTLLGHLDYIRTVQFHHENPWIVSASDDQTIRIWNWQSRTCISVLTGHNHYVMCASFHPKEDLVVSASLDQTVRVWDIGALRKKSASPADDMLRLSQMNTDLFGGVDAVVKYVLEGHDRGVNWAAFHPTLPLIVSGADDRQVKLWRMNDTKAWEVDTLRGHMNNVSCVMFHAKQDIIVSNSEDKSIRVWDVTKRSGIQTFRREQDRFWILAAHPEMNLLAAGHDSGMIVFKLERERPAFCVSGDSMFYAKDRFLRFFEISTQRDTQVTPIRRPGTTSLNQGPRTLSFSPTENAVLVCSDVDGGSYELYVVPKDSFGRGDVVQDTKRGVGGSAVFIARSRFAVLDKSNNQVLIKNLKNEITKKSVLPIATDVIFYAGIGNLLCRAEDRVVIFDLQQRIVLGELQTPFVKYVVWSNDMESVALLSKHAIVIASKKLVHQCTLHETIRVKSGAWDDNGVFIYTTLNHIKYCLPNGDSGIIKTLDVPIYITKVSGNTIFCLDRDGKNKAIVIDATEYIFKLSLMRKKFDQVMSMIRSSQLVGQAMIAYLQQKGFPEVALHFVKDERTRFNLALESGNIQIAVASAKEIDEKDHWYKLGLEALRQGNAGIVEYAYQRTKNFERLSFLYLMTGNKEKLSKMLKIAEVKNDVMGQFHNALYLGDVEERVKVLENAGHLPLAYITASVHGLHDVAERLASELGDDVPSLPEGKVPSLLIPPAPIMCAGDWPLLRVMKGIFQSEVVDRNVVEDEEEDAGNWGEDLDMNDAENIENGDTADVLDHEEVADEDEENGGWDLEELDLPPEESPKASVSSRSAVFVAPNPGMPVSQIWIQKSSLAADHAAAGNFDTAMRLLSRQLGITNFTPLKSIFLDLHAGSHSYLRAFASSPVISLALERGWTESASPNVRNPPALVYNFSQLEEKLKAGYKSTTTGKFSDALRIFLGILHTIPLIVVESRREVDEVKELIIIVKEYVLGLKMETKRRELKDDPKRQQELAAYFTHCNLQMPHLRLALQNAMTVCYKAKNLSTASSFARRLLETNPTNEQQAKLARQVVQAAEKNMNDAIELDYDFRNPFVVCGATYVPIYRGQKDVSCPYCSARFVPTQEGQICNVCELAVVGADASGLLCSPSQVR from the exons ATGTTGACGAAGTTTGAGACGAAGAGTAATAGGGTCAAAGGACTCAGTTTTCACAGCAAGAGACCATGGATCTTGGCAAGTCTTCACAGTGGTGTGATCCAGCTATGGGATTACAGGATGGGTACACTTATTGATCGGTTTGATGAGCATGATGGCCCTGTTCGTGGTGTTCATTTCCATAAATCTCAGCCTCTATTTGTTTCAGGAG GCGATGATTACAAGATTAAAGTTTGGAACTATAAACTTCACAGATGTCTGTTTACACTACTTGGACACCTTGATTACATTCGTACGGTGCAGTTTCACCATGAGAACCCATGGATTGTCAGTGCCAGTGATGATCAGACTATTCGCATATGGAACTGGCAGTCACGGACATGTATATCTGTGTTGACTGGACATAATCATTATGTGATGTGTGCCTCATTTCATCCGAAAGAGGATCTTGTTGTGTCAGCCTCCCTTGACCAGACAGTTCGGGTCTGGGATATTGGTGCACTAAGAAAGAAAAGTGCTTCTCCTGCAGATGACATGTTGCGGTTGAGTCAGATGAATACTGATCTCTTTGGTGGTGTTGACGCTGTGGTGAAGTATGTCTTGGAAGGTCATGACAGAGGAGTTAACTGGGCTGCATTTCATCCAACTCTGCCCTTGATTGTATCTGGAGCTGATGATCGCCAAGTTAAATTGTGGCGTATGAATG ATACAAAGGCTTGGGAGGTGGACACATTGAGGGGACACATGAACAATGTGTCCTGTGTTATGTTCCATGCCAAACAGGATATTATTGTTTCTAATTCAGAAGACAAAAGTATTCGCGTCTGGGATGTGACAAAGCGGAGTGGCATTCAGACATTTCGTCGGGAGCAAGATAGATTTTGGATTCTTGCAGCTCATCCTGAGATGAATCTCCTAGCTGCTGGTCATGACAGTGGGATGATTGTCTTTAAATTGGAGAGAGAGCGTCCTGCATTTTGTGTGAGTGGTGACTCCATGTTTTATGCAAAAGATCGTTTCTTGCGCTTTTTCGAAATTTCTACTCAACGAGACACCCAAGTTACTCCAATTCGCCGGCCTGGCACCACGAGTTTGAATCAGGGTCCACGAACACTTTCCTTTAGTCCTACAGAGAATGCTGTACTTGTTTGTTCTGATGTGGATGGTGGGTCTTATGAGCTTTATGTAGTTCCTAAAGATTCATTTGGCAGGGGTGATGTAGTACAAGACACAAAAAGAGGTGTTGGAGGATCTGCTGTTTTTATTGCTCGTAGCAGGTTTGCAGTGCTTGACAAAAGCAATAACCAAGTGCTTATCAAGAATCTGAAGAATGAGATTACGAAAAAGAGTGTCCTCCCTATTGCTACTGATGTAATATTCTATGCTGGTATTGGTAACTTACTCTGTAGAGCAGAGGACAGGGTTGTTATTTTTGACCTTCAACAGAGAATTGTTCTAGGTGAACTCCAAACACCTTTTGTCAAGTATGTTGTGTGGTCAAATGACATGGAGAGTGTTGCTCTTCTAAGCAAACATGCTATTGTTATTGCAAGCAAAAAGCTTGTTCATCAGTGTACTCTTCATGAGACAATTCGAGTTAAAAGTGGAGCCTGGGATGATAATGGAGTCTTTATCTATACAACACTGAACCACATCAAGTATTGCCTACCTAATGGAGATAGTGGCATAATTAAAACACTTGATGTTCCAATTTATATCACAAAAGTTTCTGGGAATACAATTTTTTGCTTGGATCGAGATGGAAAGAACAAGGCCATAGTTATTGACGCGACAGAGTATATTTTCAAGCTGTCTCTAATGCGGAAGAAATTTGACCAAGTTATGAGCATGATAAGAAGCTCTCAACTTGTGGGTCAGGCAATGATTGCTTATTTACAGCAGAAAGGATTTCCTGAAGTTGCTCTGCATTTTGTTAAAGATGAGAGAACCCGCTTCAATTTAGCTCTGGAGAGTGGAAACATACAAATTGCAGTTGCTTCAGCGAAGGAAATTGACGAAAAAGATCACTGGTATAAGCTAGGGCTGGAGGCTCTTCGCCAGGGTAATGCTGGTATAGTAGAATATGCTTACCAGAGGACCAAAAATTTTGAGAGGTTGTCTTTTCTTTATCTCATGACAGGAAATAAGGAGAAATTAAGCAAAATGTTGAAAATTGCAGAGGTAAAGAATGATGTAATGGGTCAATTTCACAATGCCCTTTATTTAGGTGATGTGGAGGAGCGTGTGAAAGTTTTAGAGAATGCTGGGCATTTGCCTCTTGCTTACATTACAGCTTCAGTACATGGGCTGCATGATGTTGCAGAGAGACTAGCTTCTGAGTTGGGAGATGATGTTCCCTCCTTGCCTGAAGGTAAGGTGCCCTCGCTTTTAATACCTCCTGCACCTATTATGTGTGCCGGAGATTGGCCCCTGTTGAGAGTGATGAAGGGTATCTTTCAGAGTGAAGTAGTTGACAGGAATGTTGTTGAAGATGAAGAGGAGGATGCAGGTAACTGGGGTGAAGATTTGGACATGAATGATGCTGAAAATATAGAGAACGGAGACACTGCAGATGTTTTGGATCACGAAGAAGTAGCTGATGAAGACGAGGAAAATGGTGGATGGGACTTGGAAGAATTGGATCTTCCTCCAGAGGAATCCCCGAAAGCTTCTGTGAGTTCCCGTTCAGCAGTTTTTGTTGCTCCAAATCCAGGCATGCCAGTCAGCCAAATCTGGATCCAGAAGTCATCACTTGCTGCTGATCATGCGGCTGCTGGAAATTTTGACACTGCAATGCGGTTGCTTAGTCGACAACTCGGGATTACAAATTTTACTCCCCTGAAATCCATTTTCCTTGATCTTCATGCCGGTAGTCATAGCTATCTACGTGCTTTCGCTTCTTCCCCTGTTATATCTTTAGCCTTGGAAAGAGGGTGGACTGAGTCAGCCAGCCCTAATGTGAGGAACCCGCCAGCCTTGGTGTATAATTTCTCCCAATTAGAAGAGAAGCTTAAGGCTGGATACAAGTCCACTACAACTGGTAAATTTTCCGATGCCCTTCGGATCTTCTTAGGTATTCTGCATACCATTCCTCTGATAGTTGTGGAGTCCAGAAGAGAAGTTGACGAAGTCAAAGAGCTGATTATCATAGTTAAGGAGTATGTCTTGGGTCTAAAGATGGAAACCAAAAGAAGAGAGCTGAAGGATGATCCAAAGCGTCAACAGGAGCTTGCTGCTTATTTTACGCATTGCAATCTTCAAATGCCTCATTTGAGGCTAGCACTGCAAAATGCCATGACAGTTTGTTACAAGGCTAAGAATCTGAGCACAGCTTCTAGTTTTGCTAGACGGCTCCTCGAGACAAACCCAACAAATGAGCAACAGGCTAAGCTTGCCCGACAAGTTGTACAGGCCGCCGAGAAGAATATGAATGATGCAATTGAACTTGACTATGACTTCAGAAATCCTTTTGTGGTCTGTGGGGCTACATATGTGCCAATTTATCGTGGTCAAAAAGACGTTTCATGTCCCTACTGTAGTGCCCGTTTTGTGCCTACTCAGGAGGGGCAAATTTGTAATGTTTGTGAGCTTGCCGTTGTTGGAGCCGATGCATCTGGCTTGCTTTGTTCCCCATCTCAGGTAAGATGA